One part of the Marinobacterium rhizophilum genome encodes these proteins:
- a CDS encoding EAL domain-containing protein, producing the protein MPKLSFTHSLVGIIVTATLALASLLLIPAYQSSMQVLEQEQALSQRRHSALINQLLSSHLQSITRSSATLAENPQLVDNASSRNLEGIRTLLQETLNSRAGDHIQAFAVQLKDGPLTLVPGAALFNVYLPLAELASSRILPDTWATLTTRQQQRNYQLLRLSMPIIAAPFGEVVGYLHSFIVLNDNFWILNQIQSISDAQAVGLYRDNSRIGALVNTEDQLARLDAGLATDNPGSDGSILQSHALLVKPDNRFEIRLLLPDHTGILMRQAFTGKIGYGLLGALLIAVLLATLLPSLAQRPIRQLRRYIESAPETGSGLCAQANEIKPLTDALDAMLLRLHDAESRLNALLSHTPNHIYLKDSSLRYRLISPSGARAIGLSERQIIGLGDSDIHPADLAHRLTLADQQVLSQGAPITIEYSSDTPDLGRRDFLGTLFPTRNNAGKIDGVGGVITDVTDQVRNAIHLKLTGQVFDSANEAILVLDKNSNILTTNASYRRISGLSQAQAYGQAFSPLTDQPGLLEQLERNAQLQSETVLLQANGDLMPIWLSVSTLQDDTSSSTDGQGRYVAVFSDIRQARDSERQLERVSHYDSLTGLPNRQLFCERLDLVLQQAGKHQDAVAVLFIDIDNFKSINDSLGHAVGDQLLCETARRIEGCLPSGETLARLGGDEFSIILHNIPDPSSSHTVARTIQQAFKQPFSLADSQTVVTCSIGISLFPDDATDAQTLLAKADTTAHHIKQQGRNAIHFFDSSVNQQAQQHQQLNDGLRCALTNGELFLQYQPRFDIEGQRILGAEALLRWQHPEQGLVPPFTFITLAEESGMILKLGAWALQQACTDALEWNRQSPYPIPVSVNLSPRQLRDPELIPDICDALRISGLPAELLELEITESVVIEDINRILGTLHELRDIGISLSIDDFGTGYSSLAYLKKLPVNTLKIDRSFVIDLPGNTDDECLIEAIITMAHSLRFKVVAEGIETQAQQAVLKKLGCDELQGFLMARPGSAAELINLAHSCDTDSDALSQILIRR; encoded by the coding sequence TTGCCTAAACTGAGTTTCACACACAGCCTCGTTGGCATTATCGTCACCGCCACCCTTGCGCTTGCGTCACTGCTGCTGATACCCGCCTACCAGAGTTCGATGCAGGTACTCGAACAGGAGCAGGCGTTGTCACAGCGGCGTCACTCCGCCCTGATCAACCAGCTATTAAGCAGCCACCTGCAAAGCATCACGCGCTCATCTGCCACCCTGGCCGAAAACCCGCAGCTGGTCGACAACGCCAGCTCGCGTAATCTCGAGGGCATCAGGACGCTGCTGCAAGAGACCCTGAACAGCCGTGCCGGCGACCACATCCAGGCGTTTGCCGTACAGCTCAAGGACGGCCCGCTAACGCTCGTGCCCGGCGCCGCCCTGTTCAACGTGTACCTGCCCCTGGCTGAACTGGCGTCAAGCCGAATCCTGCCCGATACCTGGGCAACCCTGACGACCCGCCAACAACAGCGGAACTACCAGTTGCTGCGTCTGAGCATGCCCATCATTGCAGCCCCCTTTGGTGAAGTCGTCGGCTACCTGCATTCCTTTATCGTGCTCAACGACAATTTCTGGATACTGAACCAGATCCAGTCGATCTCCGACGCCCAGGCCGTAGGCCTCTACCGGGACAACAGTCGCATCGGCGCCCTGGTCAATACCGAGGATCAGTTGGCCCGGCTCGATGCCGGCCTGGCCACCGACAACCCCGGCTCAGACGGCAGTATCCTGCAGTCCCACGCCCTCCTGGTTAAACCGGATAACCGTTTCGAGATTCGACTGCTGCTGCCCGATCACACCGGCATTCTTATGCGTCAGGCCTTTACCGGCAAGATTGGCTACGGCCTGCTCGGTGCCCTGCTGATAGCCGTACTGCTGGCAACACTGCTCCCCAGTCTGGCGCAACGGCCGATACGGCAACTGCGCCGCTATATCGAGTCAGCCCCCGAGACAGGCTCCGGACTCTGCGCCCAGGCAAACGAGATAAAGCCGCTGACCGATGCCCTGGACGCCATGCTGCTGCGCCTGCACGACGCTGAAAGCCGGCTTAACGCCCTGCTGTCCCATACGCCGAACCATATTTACCTGAAAGACAGCAGCCTGCGCTACCGCTTGATCAGCCCGAGCGGTGCCCGCGCCATCGGATTGAGCGAGCGGCAAATCATCGGCCTGGGTGACAGCGACATCCATCCTGCCGACCTGGCGCATCGACTCACCCTGGCCGACCAACAGGTACTCAGCCAGGGTGCCCCGATCACGATCGAATACAGCAGCGACACCCCGGACCTGGGCCGGCGCGACTTTCTCGGCACGCTGTTCCCGACACGCAACAACGCCGGCAAAATAGACGGCGTTGGCGGCGTTATCACCGATGTCACCGACCAGGTGCGCAATGCAATCCACCTGAAACTGACCGGCCAGGTGTTCGACAGCGCCAACGAAGCCATCCTGGTGCTCGACAAGAACAGCAACATCCTGACCACCAATGCCTCATACCGACGCATCAGCGGATTGTCCCAGGCTCAGGCCTATGGTCAGGCCTTCAGCCCCCTGACTGACCAGCCCGGACTGCTGGAACAGCTGGAGCGCAATGCCCAGCTGCAGAGCGAAACCGTGCTGCTGCAAGCCAACGGCGACCTGATGCCGATCTGGCTGTCCGTTTCAACACTGCAGGACGATACCTCCAGCAGCACTGACGGCCAGGGCCGCTACGTCGCGGTATTTTCCGATATTCGCCAGGCACGCGACAGCGAAAGGCAGCTTGAGCGGGTATCGCACTATGACAGCCTGACTGGCCTGCCCAATCGCCAGCTGTTCTGCGAACGCCTGGACCTTGTACTGCAGCAGGCCGGGAAGCACCAGGATGCCGTGGCGGTGCTCTTCATTGATATCGATAACTTCAAAAGCATTAACGACAGCCTGGGCCATGCCGTGGGTGATCAGCTATTGTGCGAAACAGCCAGGCGCATCGAAGGCTGCTTGCCATCCGGGGAAACCCTTGCGCGCCTGGGCGGCGACGAGTTCAGCATTATTCTGCACAACATCCCCGATCCCAGCAGCAGCCATACCGTCGCTCGAACCATTCAGCAAGCCTTCAAGCAGCCTTTCTCCCTGGCGGACTCCCAAACGGTCGTCACCTGCAGCATCGGTATTTCCCTGTTCCCCGATGATGCCACCGACGCCCAGACCCTGCTGGCCAAGGCGGACACCACGGCGCATCACATCAAGCAGCAGGGGCGAAACGCCATCCACTTTTTCGACAGCAGCGTGAACCAGCAGGCCCAGCAGCACCAGCAGCTGAACGATGGCCTCAGGTGTGCCCTGACCAATGGTGAGCTCTTCCTGCAGTACCAGCCACGCTTTGATATCGAGGGCCAGCGCATCCTTGGCGCCGAAGCGCTGCTGCGCTGGCAGCACCCGGAACAGGGCCTGGTCCCCCCCTTCACCTTTATTACCCTGGCCGAAGAATCCGGCATGATTCTGAAGCTCGGGGCCTGGGCGCTGCAGCAAGCCTGTACCGATGCCCTGGAATGGAACCGCCAGAGCCCTTACCCCATTCCGGTTTCGGTCAACCTGTCGCCACGCCAGCTGCGCGACCCCGAACTGATCCCGGATATCTGCGATGCGCTTCGCATCAGCGGCCTGCCGGCTGAATTGCTGGAGCTGGAGATCACCGAAAGTGTCGTGATCGAGGATATCAACCGCATTCTCGGCACCCTGCATGAACTGCGTGATATTGGCATCTCGCTGTCCATCGACGACTTTGGCACCGGCTACTCCTCCCTGGCGTACCTCAAGAAGCTGCCGGTCAACACCCTCAAGATTGATCGCTCCTTTGTTATCGACCTCCCCGGCAATACCGATGACGAATGCCTGATCGAAGCCATCATCACCATGGCCCACAGCCTACGCTTCAAGGTCGTGGCCGAAGGCATCGAAACCCAGGCACAACAGGCGGTTCTCAAGAAACTGGGCTGCGATGAACTGCAGGGGTTCCTGATGGCCCGCCCCGGCAGCGCCGCCGAGCTGATCAACCTGGCCCACAGCTGCGATACTGACTCGGACGCCTTGTCACAGATCCTGATCCGGCGCTAG